The window CGTGGGCCCCGTTATCTGCCGCATAGCGAATCCCGCGAGCGACCCAACTGGACAACCCCGAGCCTTGGTCATCCAGGACACGCACCGGCATAATCCGAGCGTTGTAAGCCACCCCTGTGATGCCAAAGTCATTCCGTAGCGCCGCAATTGTTCCCGCCACATGGGTGCCATGACCGTCACTGTCCATAGGGTCGTTGTCATTATTCACGAAATCCCAGCCGTAGACATCATCCACAAAACCATTGCCGTCGTCATCTATACGGTTGCCGGGAATTTCCCTAGAGTTAAGCCACATGTTGGCTGCCAGGTCCCGATGGTTATAGTCCACGCCCGAGTCCACGACCGCCACGACAACTCCCTGACCCGTGTAGCCCCGTGCCCAAACCTCCGGTGCCCGCACCCGGTCTAACGGCCAGTTGTAGTCTCCCAGGTCTGGTACTTCAGGAAAGGGTTGGGTCTGTCCCAGTGCTAGGGCCACTGCTGCCGCTGCATTCACCAGCCCATAGCCATAGGTGCTATTGAAGCCCGTCAATGGAGGCACTACCACCGTTGTGGGATTAGTGGCACTGATTTGCAGCGTGTAGGGAGTAGACTGGGTGGCCGCCGAAAACACTCGCAAGTAGTAAGTTCCGGGGTTCAACGGCTGGGTAAACGACTCCGCTTGGGTACCCGGATTGGTACCACTGCGAATCACCCGCCCGGAGCTATCGAGCAATTGCACATCAGCGTTTTGCGTCAAATTACTTAAGCTCACGGACAAATTCACCGCCTGGTTGACAGTGAACCAGAAGTAGTCGTCCGTATCTCCACCGCCGATGGCATCGGTAAGAGTCAAGGGAGTCGGGCCTACGGTGATGGGTCGAGCTGTGGCCAAGGTGTTGTCCGCTAGCTCCGGTGTTAGAGCATCGGCTACCACAGTTAAGGTGTAAGCCGTGGACCCAGCGCTGGGAAACACCCGCAGGTAGTAGGTGCCTGGTTCCAAAGTGCGGGTGATGGTCTCAGGCGCGCTCCCTGCATTCCAGGACCCCTGCAGTAGTACCCCCGGCCAACGCAGCAGTTCTAAGTCCGCATCTGCGGACAGCCCGCCAAGCGTGATGGTGACCCGACTGGCCTGGTTGAGCGTGAACCAGTAGTAATCATTGCGGTCCGTTTCCCCCACCCAATCTGTCACGGTCACAGGCGTCGGTCCCACAGTCAGGGGACGTGCCGTCTCTAGGGTGTTGTCTGCTAGGCCCTGGTCAATGGGATTGGCTGTCATTCGAAGCGTATAGTGAGTGGACCCGCTGTAGGGATAGACGCGCAGGTAGTACGTCCCCGCCTCCAATGGCTGAAGAATTTCTTCCGCATCCGTGCCCCAGTTCCAAGACCCACGAACAAAATTGCCCTGGCTATCGAACAGTTCCAACTCCGCATCTGCCGTCAATCCGTCCATTCGGACATGTAAGAAACTCCGCTGGCTAAGGGTGAAGCGATAGTAGTCCAGGGGGTCCCAGTCCCCCACCCAATCTGTCAGGGTGGTTGTCGTCGGTCCGACCGTTATTGGGCGCGCCGTCTCAAACGTATTGCCTGCTCCATCCGTGGGTAAAGGACTAGCCGTCACTGTCAGGTTGTAGCTGGTAGAGCCGGCATAGGGAAACACCCGCAGGTAATAGGTTCCAGGGGCCAAGGTTCGCACCACTCGGTCGGGTGCCGTTCCGCTATTCCAGGACCCAGCTAAAAACCCTCCTTGCCCGTCGTACAACTCCAAGTCCGCATCGGCTGTTAGGCCACTCAGGGTGACATTCAGCACACTGGCTTGGTTCAGGGTCAAGCGGTAGTAGTCATTCGGGTCAGCGTCTCCCACCCAATCCGTCCAAGTACTCGGCGTTGGCCCGACACTAATCGGGCGCGCTGCTGCCAAGGTATTGCCAGCCCCGTCGGCGGGCAAGGGGTTGGCCGTCACTGTCAAGTTGTAAAACGTCGAGCCGCTGTAGGGATACACCCGCAGATAATACGTTCCTGCTTGCAAAGTGCGGGTCAGGGTTTCATTCGCACTTCCTGCGTTCCAGGAACCGTCCAACCAATTGCCTTGTCCATCCAGCAGTTCCAAGTCCGCATCGGCTGTTAGGCCACTCAGGGTGACATTCAGCACACTGGCCTGATTGAGAGTCAAGCGGTAGTAATCGTTGAGGTCTGTGCTGCCAACCCAGTCAGTAAAGGTTGTAGGCGTCGTGCCAACAGAAATGAGTCGTGCCGTTGCTAACGTATTCCCAGCTAGGTCGGCAACGGAGGTCGCTTCCATCCATACACCGGTTTCGATAGACCATCCCAGAAGCGTTTCCTCGCTGGGATACCTAACTGGCGACAAATTGTCAAGCCCACCCAATGCCCGGATAAATGTCTCGCTGCTCAGCAGGGCCTGGTTCCCAAAATTAGGTAACAATCCTTGGTGAACCATCTGCTCACTGCCGTAGGCCAGAGCAAACCCACTGGATAGAGGTTCCACAAAAGTCCCATCGCTTCCCTGGGCCCACATCGTCCGGTAACTCCCCGCGCTCACCCACGCGTCTATCCTCTGAACCTATTTCTCGGATGAATGTGATTTGGATCACAAGCCCTAAAGTCACAGGGGGCAGCTTGGCCATGGGTTTTTCTAG of the Gloeomargarita sp. SKYB120 genome contains:
- a CDS encoding S8 family serine peptidase, with the translated sequence MWAQGSDGTFVEPLSSGFALAYGSEQMVHQGLLPNFGNQALLSSETFIRALGGLDNLSPVRYPSEETLLGWSIETGVWMEATSVADLAGNTLATARLISVGTTPTTFTDWVGSTDLNDYYRLTLNQASVLNVTLSGLTADADLELLDGQGNWLDGSWNAGSANETLTRTLQAGTYYLRVYPYSGSTFYNLTVTANPLPADGAGNTLAAARPISVGPTPSTWTDWVGDADPNDYYRLTLNQASVLNVTLSGLTADADLELYDGQGGFLAGSWNSGTAPDRVVRTLAPGTYYLRVFPYAGSTSYNLTVTASPLPTDGAGNTFETARPITVGPTTTTLTDWVGDWDPLDYYRFTLSQRSFLHVRMDGLTADAELELFDSQGNFVRGSWNWGTDAEEILQPLEAGTYYLRVYPYSGSTHYTLRMTANPIDQGLADNTLETARPLTVGPTPVTVTDWVGETDRNDYYWFTLNQASRVTITLGGLSADADLELLRWPGVLLQGSWNAGSAPETITRTLEPGTYYLRVFPSAGSTAYTLTVVADALTPELADNTLATARPITVGPTPLTLTDAIGGGDTDDYFWFTVNQAVNLSVSLSNLTQNADVQLLDSSGRVIRSGTNPGTQAESFTQPLNPGTYYLRVFSAATQSTPYTLQISATNPTTVVVPPLTGFNSTYGYGLVNAAAAVALALGQTQPFPEVPDLGDYNWPLDRVRAPEVWARGYTGQGVVVAVVDSGVDYNHRDLAANMWLNSREIPGNRIDDDGNGFVDDVYGWDFVNNDNDPMDSDGHGTHVAGTIAALRNDFGITGVAYNARIMPVRVLDDQGSGLSSWVARGIRYAADNGAHVINLSLGGGFSQDIYDAIRYATSRGAVVVMAAGNDGWPNPGHPAWSATEFGLSVGAVNQNNQIAWFFNRAGTDPNRRHVVAPGVGILSTTPNNTYRMYNGTSMATPHVAGVVALMLSANPNLTPAQVRDIIAGSAIRLG